In Spirosoma pollinicola, the genomic window ATAAACTCCGACTGGGGCGCTACTTCGGCCCACACCTTCTGAAGCTTCTCCATCGAGCCGGATAGATTTTGTGGCGACACCCGGACAAAGACGTAATGAATGGGTTCAGAGCCCGATAGGTACATGGTTATCGGGTTGGCGTTATCGGCGACGGAATACAGGCGGAAGTCGGGCACGACGCCGATGATCTGCGATTTAGTGCCGGTTGTGTCGTCATCATCGCCGAGCAACATACCGACCGGATTGGTCACCCCCATCATTTTGGCCATACTCTGCGTAACGATGACCCGATTGACCGAATCACTGGCATAGGCCCGGTTAAAATCGCGCCCGGCCAGCGGCTTTATTTTAAGCGTTTTGAGGTAATCGAAATCGACCAGTAAGACATCGGTTGAGATTTTCTTGCCTTTGTTGGTGTACCCGACGGTCGATCTTGAACTCACGCGATCTTTGCCTTTTCCCAGGTTAACACTGGTTCCTGTCAGGGCCAGCACCGTTGGGTCGTTAGCCAGTTTATTCCGTAGTCGCTGCAACACCTGCCGACCGTCTACCTGCGTGCCCACCGGAATACTAATCACCTGCTCCTTGTCGAAACCGAGCGGACTCTGGCGCAAATGACCTACCTGCTGAAACGCAATGACGGTGCAGCAAACCAGCAGGCAGGAGAGCGTAAACTGCGTGACGATGAGTGCATTGCGCAGCACTCCCGGCCGCTTGGTTGTCACTTTACCTTTAAGTACCTCAACCGTATTGAACTTCGCCATCTGCCAGGCCGGATATCCACCCGCTACCAGCGTAACCAGCGCAATAACGAATCCGCAAAGGGCTATAAACCCAGGCTGGAGTGCATAGGCCAGTTGGAGTTTGGCCCCAAACTGAGCGTTGAAGGCAGGCATGAGCAGGTAAGCCAGCACCGCTCCGGCCAGAAAACCCACGACGCAGATCAAGCCTGACTCGCTCCAGATCTGGACGAACAGACTGCTTTTGAGCGCACCCAGCGATTTGCGAACGCCAATCTCCCGCCCCCGGGTAAATGACCGGGCAATACTCAGGTTGATGAAATTGATGCAGGCAATGGCCAGAATAAAAAAGGCCATGCCCATCAGGACGTAGATCACCGCAATGGGCGTGCCTTTGCTATCGCTCAGATCCCGGTTGAAGTGAACATTGGCGAGTTTCTGTAAACGCACAGCAAACAGATCACCGCGTGCATCGGGCTGGGCCTTTTTCTTCCTGAGTTCTTCGATAGCGCCTTGGTAATACTTCTGTGCAAAGGGTTTTAAGCGATTCTCAAAGGCGGCCTGATCGACCTGAGCCGGTAGTTTTACGAAAACGGTATGTGAATTATTATCCCATTTGTCTTTGCCGTCCTGATAATTAGGGACATTCTCAATGCGAACCAGCGCATCGAATCGAACCGATGAATTATCGGGGACATCGGCCGCAACGCCCGTCACGACATAATCTTTCTGACGGCCATCGTTACCCATTCGCAGCCGTTTTCCTACTGGATTTGCCGTGCCAAACAGGTCTTTCGCCATGTTCTCGCTAATCACAATATTACTCAACTCGCGCAGAACTGTTTCCCGGTTTCCGGCCAGGAGCGGAAACGAAAAGATGGTCAGGAAGTCGGGGTCCGTGAAGTTGATCAGCTTGTCGAAATACTTGCCGTTGGCTTCGACCAGACTTTTTCGACCGGTCATGACGCGCGTGGCTTCGAGCTCGGGGAAGTCGGCGCTGAGGGCGGGGGCAAAGGGTAAGGGCAAGTTGCCACTTTTCGTCGGATTCTCGGGATCGTTACTGAATAGATACGTCTGAAAAATCCGGTCGCCATCCGTATGGAACGAGTCAAATGTCAGGTGCATATAAGCCGTCAACAGCAGGAAGACGCCGATGCAGAAAGCTACACCCAGCCCAACGACATTGATAGCGGCATACCCCCGGTTTCTCCAGAGATTGCGGAAGGCGATTTTGAGATAGTTGGTTAGCATGAGAAAAGGGAGGATGGAGGAGGGGGAAGAAAGGGAGGAGGGGGGAGCGTCAGCAATTCCTTTTGTCCTTCTTCCCTTTCCTCTTTTTATTCCGTTTTAAGTGATTTGACCGGATTCATCAAGGCCGCTTTGATACTCTGGAAACTCACTGTCAACGCAGCCACTGCTATCGTTGCCAGAAGGGCAATAAGAAAGATGCCGGGTGCAAGTGAGATCTTGTACTTAAAATTGTTTAGCCAACGGCTCATCACCCACCAGGCCAGCGGCACTGCCAGTGTGAAGGCGATTAAGATCAATCGCACGAACTCCCGGCTCAGCAACCACAGAATGTTACTCACACTGGCCCCCAATACCTTGCGAACGCCAATTTCTTTGGTTTTTTGCGCCACCATAAACAACACCAGACCGTATAGACCCATGCAACCAATCAGCAGGGCTACCCCGGCAAAGAAGTTGATGAGATTTCCCATTGTTTGCTCCTGCTGGTAGCTGCGCTCGATCCGATCGTCGACAAACTGGGTAGCAAAGAAATTGTCGGGGTACACCCGGCTGTAGGCGGTTTCTAACTGCTTGATAGCCCGCTGATAATTGGTGGATCGTAGCTGCACGCTGGCCGAGTAGTACCCGCTGGCCAGCGTCGTCAGAAACATTGGATCGATACTCGATTTAAGGTCTGACTGGTTATAGTCCTTCAAAACGCCGACCACTTCCAGTCCCAGCGGTACGAAGCCTCCCCGGTGCAGATGCTTACCAAGTACGTCCGTTGGTTTTAGTCCCAGTCTTCGGACGAACGTTTCGTTTACCAGGGCCTCGCGGGCGGTGTCGGACCGTTGCAGATTGCGCCCGGCCACGAGTTTCAGACCATACAGCCCTACGTAATCGGCATCGATAAACGCCTGTTGCGGGCCAAATTTTTCGTCTTCGGTATGGGTGTCAAAGCGGATGGTCGTATGACTTGTCGAGGTCGACTGCGGTGGACCGCCCATGGAGTAGCTGATCTGATCGACGTCGGGCAGGGCGGTAGCCAGATTACGGAAGGTGTTCAGCTTTGTTACGTCCTGACTCGGTAAATCCGGCAGCGATATCGTCAGGATGGCGTCTTTGCGGAACCCCAAATCCTTTTCCCGAACATAACGCAGTTGGCTGGCTACCACGACCAGCCCGATGATGAGCACCTGCGAAATGGCAAACTGTGTCACCACCAGCCCCCGCCGGATCGAGATGCCGCCCGCCTGCCGCGTCGTTAGCCGCCCCGCTAGGGCTACTACGGGCCGGAAACCTGCCAATACCAACGCCGGGTACAGACCCGCCAAGAGGGTAACGCCAACGATCAGCACCAGCAACCACCCGATAATTGAGGGGGAGAAATAGAATGTGAACCGGAACACCCCGTGCAGATACGTTTGCGCCAGCGTCTGCCCATATTGAAACAAGCCAATCGCCAGTGCCGTAGCCGCCAGCACAATCAGTGCCGTTTCGCCCATAAACTGCCAGAAGAGTTGCGATTGGGTGCTGCCTAACACCTTCCGCACCCCTACTTCCCGCGCCCGGCTGAGTGCCTGCGCCGTGGCCAGATTGACGAAGTTGATACTAGCCGTTCCAATTAACAGAAGACCAATGGCAAACAGGGACAGCAACAGACCCCGGCTCACCCCACCAAAGTCGGCCGAGAGGTGCATGGCGCTAAACGGCTGGGCGGGGTAATCGGTTTTTCTGGCATTTTTCGGGTTGTTCTTTTTCACAAATGCCAGCATCTGCCGATTCCAGTTGGCGGCTGTGTAGTGACTGTTGAATATAGCGAAACAGTGCGTACTTCCATTCGTGTTATCGAACGGCTCCGCTTCCGGACTACTGCCACGCTGTTCTTTCAAGGTCGACCACGAGGCTATAATCGAGTACGCCAGATCGGTATTGTCTTTGTAATCAGCAAAAACGCCTACCACCCGCGCCGGGGTGCGGGCGTCGAGCCGAATGGTAAGGCCCAGCACATTGTTGATCGTACCGAAGTAGGTACGGGCTCTATCTGCGCTGATAACGACCGTGCCGGGTTGCGTTAGATCGTCGGGACCACCGGCCAGCCAGGTATAATCGAAAATCTGGAAGAAGGCCGGTTCTGCAAACGCCCCGGCATGGTCCGTATCTTTTATTTTTTTCCCCGGACCAGTGACTGTGGGCACCAGCACCATCGGCTCATACCACTCCTCCAGCATCGCCACGTGTTCAATCTCCGGGTGATCGGTACGGAGTGCTTTTCCGAATGGATAGGGTATACCATTGGTATTAAAATCACCCTCCGGCGATATGAATTTGGATGTGAACTGATAAATGCGGTCGTAGTTGTGGTGGTGCCGGTCGATCTGGTAGTGGTAGCGCACGAGCGCAAAAATCAGCAGCGCACAGCCAATACCCAGCCCCAATCCAACGACGTTGATAAAGGCGTACGTGCTGTTTTTGCGCAGATTCCGCCAGGCGATTTTCAGATAGTTGGTTAGCATGATCGTGTTGGGTTATTCCGATTTCAACGATTTGACTGGGTTCATCAGGGCGGCTTTGATACTCTGGAAACTTACCGTCAGCAGGGCGATGCCCACAGCCAGCAAGCCCGCCAGCGCGAACATCCACCATTCGATATCGATCTTGTAGACGAATTTTTGCAGCCATTTATCCATCACGTACCACGCCACCGGCGAACTGATCACAAGGGCAATCAACACGAGCCGGATGAAATCAAGGGAGAACAAGCCGAATATGTGGGCCACCGATGCGCCAAGCACCTTTCGTACACCCACTTCTTTGGTTCTGGTTTCGGCCATGAACGCCACGACGCCGTAGAGACCCAGGCAACCAATGAACAGCGCAATACCCGCCAGCAACTGAAACAGCGAATATACCTGCTGTTCACTTTTGTAAAAATTTGCCAGTGTCTCATCCAGAAATTCATAGCTGAAAACGAATTCGGGGAAAGTCGCTGTCCAGGCGGTTTCAACCTGTTTCAGGAGTTGGCTGATGCCTTCGGTGCCGCCCTGCCGGGTCGATAGTTTGATCGCGATGGTTCGGTAGTTGCCCCGCTGGGTGGTCAGAACGCTCGGCTCGACCTGTTCCCGCAGCGAAAACATGTTGAAATCTTTAACCACCCCCACAATTGGTTTTTTTACAGACTCGCCCGCCACCGTCATCAGCTTGCCAAGTACCTGTTCGGGTTTCTGAAAGCCCAGCCGTTTCATAAACGTCTCGTTGATAACCAACTCACGGATGGAGTCGGCGGGTTGGTACAGGCGTCCGGCCAGTAATTTCAGGCCATAGGTACGCACATAGGCGGTGTCGGCGGGGCGCATCAGAACGCCGTAGCCGGGGTCTTTGTCGTCATTTCCAAACCGGAAACCCGTTGTCCAGTTGCTGGTCGACGAGGGGCTTGTCATGCCGAAGCTGATTGACTGTATGCCCGGCAGGCCGGTAAGTTTGGCGCGTAAATTGGCAATCTTTCCCGGGTCGTTGTCGGGTAGCGGCATCGTTAGGACAGCCTCCTTATCGTAGCCCAGATCGGCCGAACGGAAAAAACTCATCTGATTGTAGGCGATGATTGTGCCAATAATCAGCAACTGAGAAATGGCAAACTGGCCCACGATAAGCCCCCGGCGGAGCGTCAGATACCGGCCCGTTCCTGTTGCCTGGATTTTTCCTTTGAGCGCCAGAATGGGTTGATAACCCGACAGCACCAGCGCCGGATAAAAGCCCGCCAGTACGGTGGTCAGTACGCCCAGCGCCAGTAAAAAGCCAAGCACAATGGGGCTGAATAAGGTTACGGCTCCCGGCTTGATATTGAGCAGTTCGCCAACGTAGGGTAAGGAGAGTTCAGCAACAAACAGCGCAAGGACAACCGCCATTCCGGTTAGTACACTGGTTTCGCCCAGAAACTGACGAACCAGTTGACCACGCGTGCTCCCCAATACTTTCCGAACGCCCACTTCCCTCGACCGTCGGATGGCCTGTGCCGTGGCCAGATTGATGAAGTTAATGCAGGCCGTTCCCAGAATGAAGAGGCCAATCAGCACCATCGCCCAGATCATCTCGATGCTGATGCTGCGTTGCGCGTAATTCGTAATGTTGGTCGCGAAGTGAATTTCAGTTAGGGGTTGTAGCACATACGCCAGTGTTTTAGCATCCTCGGGAGCGTGGTATTTGTTGACAAAGCCCACCAACTGACGTTCCATCCGGGCCGCTGGCGTTTCGGCCCCGGCCGAAGCAGGGGGGAGCATCATATAGATCTGAGCTCCGCCGTAGGACGATTTCCAGTCGTCGGGGGGCGAGGTAAGGCCATACGCCAGCACCGACGCGTGCGACAGAAACACATCGAACGGCATACTGCTCGTAGGGAGTGGGTCCTGAATGATGCCCGTC contains:
- a CDS encoding ABC transporter permease, whose translation is MLTNYLKIAFRNLWRNRGYAAINVVGLGVAFCIGVFLLLTAYMHLTFDSFHTDGDRIFQTYLFSNDPENPTKSGNLPLPFAPALSADFPELEATRVMTGRKSLVEANGKYFDKLINFTDPDFLTIFSFPLLAGNRETVLRELSNIVISENMAKDLFGTANPVGKRLRMGNDGRQKDYVVTGVAADVPDNSSVRFDALVRIENVPNYQDGKDKWDNNSHTVFVKLPAQVDQAAFENRLKPFAQKYYQGAIEELRKKKAQPDARGDLFAVRLQKLANVHFNRDLSDSKGTPIAVIYVLMGMAFFILAIACINFINLSIARSFTRGREIGVRKSLGALKSSLFVQIWSESGLICVVGFLAGAVLAYLLMPAFNAQFGAKLQLAYALQPGFIALCGFVIALVTLVAGGYPAWQMAKFNTVEVLKGKVTTKRPGVLRNALIVTQFTLSCLLVCCTVIAFQQVGHLRQSPLGFDKEQVISIPVGTQVDGRQVLQRLRNKLANDPTVLALTGTSVNLGKGKDRVSSRSTVGYTNKGKKISTDVLLVDFDYLKTLKIKPLAGRDFNRAYASDSVNRVIVTQSMAKMMGVTNPVGMLLGDDDDTTGTKSQIIGVVPDFRLYSVADNANPITMYLSGSEPIHYVFVRVSPQNLSGSMEKLQKVWAEVAPQSEFMGTFLDENVDAWYQNEEQLSQILSLASGVAILLSCIGLFAIALLMVEQRTKEIGIRKVMGASIPGIVLMLSRGFIKLVLIALCIAVPLAWFGMQTWLNNYSYRIDISPWVFIGVGLSAIFIALATVSFQSIKAALMNPVKSLRSE
- a CDS encoding ABC transporter permease, translating into MLKSYFTTALRALKRNWSYSTINVLGLTLGLACCLLLFVAVRYELSFDKHNANADRIYRMLGADKTDPNGKPNTGITFPALAALRNDFPELKHQLTLVSRVKSALVAVPGKASAETKRFQETDGVIAFAEPEYFNLFDYTWEKGSPQTALTNPNTVVLSDRIAHKYFGDTNPMGKTIRMENRMDFVVTGIIQDPLPTSSMPFDVFLSHASVLAYGLTSPPDDWKSSYGGAQIYMMLPPASAGAETPAARMERQLVGFVNKYHAPEDAKTLAYVLQPLTEIHFATNITNYAQRSISIEMIWAMVLIGLFILGTACINFINLATAQAIRRSREVGVRKVLGSTRGQLVRQFLGETSVLTGMAVVLALFVAELSLPYVGELLNIKPGAVTLFSPIVLGFLLALGVLTTVLAGFYPALVLSGYQPILALKGKIQATGTGRYLTLRRGLIVGQFAISQLLIIGTIIAYNQMSFFRSADLGYDKEAVLTMPLPDNDPGKIANLRAKLTGLPGIQSISFGMTSPSSTSNWTTGFRFGNDDKDPGYGVLMRPADTAYVRTYGLKLLAGRLYQPADSIRELVINETFMKRLGFQKPEQVLGKLMTVAGESVKKPIVGVVKDFNMFSLREQVEPSVLTTQRGNYRTIAIKLSTRQGGTEGISQLLKQVETAWTATFPEFVFSYEFLDETLANFYKSEQQVYSLFQLLAGIALFIGCLGLYGVVAFMAETRTKEVGVRKVLGASVAHIFGLFSLDFIRLVLIALVISSPVAWYVMDKWLQKFVYKIDIEWWMFALAGLLAVGIALLTVSFQSIKAALMNPVKSLKSE
- a CDS encoding FtsX-like permease family protein — its product is MLTNYLKIAWRNLRKNSTYAFINVVGLGLGIGCALLIFALVRYHYQIDRHHHNYDRIYQFTSKFISPEGDFNTNGIPYPFGKALRTDHPEIEHVAMLEEWYEPMVLVPTVTGPGKKIKDTDHAGAFAEPAFFQIFDYTWLAGGPDDLTQPGTVVISADRARTYFGTINNVLGLTIRLDARTPARVVGVFADYKDNTDLAYSIIASWSTLKEQRGSSPEAEPFDNTNGSTHCFAIFNSHYTAANWNRQMLAFVKKNNPKNARKTDYPAQPFSAMHLSADFGGVSRGLLLSLFAIGLLLIGTASINFVNLATAQALSRAREVGVRKVLGSTQSQLFWQFMGETALIVLAATALAIGLFQYGQTLAQTYLHGVFRFTFYFSPSIIGWLLVLIVGVTLLAGLYPALVLAGFRPVVALAGRLTTRQAGGISIRRGLVVTQFAISQVLIIGLVVVASQLRYVREKDLGFRKDAILTISLPDLPSQDVTKLNTFRNLATALPDVDQISYSMGGPPQSTSTSHTTIRFDTHTEDEKFGPQQAFIDADYVGLYGLKLVAGRNLQRSDTAREALVNETFVRRLGLKPTDVLGKHLHRGGFVPLGLEVVGVLKDYNQSDLKSSIDPMFLTTLASGYYSASVQLRSTNYQRAIKQLETAYSRVYPDNFFATQFVDDRIERSYQQEQTMGNLINFFAGVALLIGCMGLYGLVLFMVAQKTKEIGVRKVLGASVSNILWLLSREFVRLILIAFTLAVPLAWWVMSRWLNNFKYKISLAPGIFLIALLATIAVAALTVSFQSIKAALMNPVKSLKTE